The following proteins are co-located in the Anaerolineae bacterium genome:
- a CDS encoding mechanosensitive ion channel family protein — protein sequence MSQTELLIALLRALVIFIAGFFLARLVSRMVRHLFSDSASPHLAMLAQRGASYLVLILFGIWGLYELGFNLGVLLGAAGILTVAIGFAAQTSMSNLISGLFLIGEKPFQIGDLIKVDQTVGEVLSIDLLSIKLRTFDNTYVRIPNETIIKTQVSTLTKFPIRRVDLQIGVAYKEDIARVQQILAAVADKNPLCLEEPPPLFIVQGFGDSAINIQFSVWGQREEYLTIKNQLQIEIKVAFDQEGIEIPFPHRTLYPGSVAEPFPVSIVSGQAGRGQSGL from the coding sequence ATGAGCCAGACTGAGCTTTTGATTGCCCTGTTGCGGGCGTTGGTTATTTTCATTGCAGGCTTTTTCCTGGCCCGGTTGGTTAGCCGGATGGTCCGGCATCTCTTCAGCGACTCCGCCAGCCCGCACCTGGCCATGCTGGCCCAACGGGGAGCCTCCTATCTGGTGCTGATTTTGTTTGGCATCTGGGGGCTATATGAGTTAGGTTTTAACCTGGGCGTTCTGCTTGGCGCAGCCGGTATTCTGACCGTGGCTATTGGTTTTGCCGCGCAAACCTCTATGTCGAATCTGATCAGCGGCCTGTTTCTGATTGGGGAAAAACCATTTCAGATTGGCGACCTTATTAAAGTTGACCAAACCGTAGGCGAAGTCCTATCCATTGATCTGCTCTCCATTAAATTGCGCACCTTTGATAACACCTACGTCCGCATTCCCAATGAAACCATTATTAAAACGCAAGTGAGCACCCTGACCAAATTTCCCATCCGTCGAGTTGATTTGCAAATTGGCGTGGCTTACAAAGAAGACATAGCCAGGGTGCAGCAAATCCTCGCGGCAGTGGCCGATAAAAATCCGCTCTGTCTGGAAGAGCCGCCGCCCCTGTTCATTGTTCAGGGTTTTGGCGATTCGGCCATCAATATTCAATTTTCGGTATGGGGCCAACGCGAGGAGTATCTGACCATTAAGAATCAACTACAAATAGAAATCAAAGTTGCGTTTGACCAAGAAGGCATCGAAATCCCCTTCCCCCACCGCACGTTGTACCCCGGCAGTGTGGCCGAACCTTTTCCGGTCAGTATTGTGTCGGGGCAAGCAGGTAGGGGCCAGAGCGGGTTGTAA